A region of the Synergistaceae bacterium genome:
AGTCGGCGTAGGTCATGCCGTAAGCCTCGAACATCATGCGGGCGTTGAGCTCCACTCCAGAGTTGGGGGCGCCGACGCCGATTCGTTTGCCCTTCATGTCCGTAAATTTTTTGATTCCCGAATCAGCCGTGGTGACGATCTGGCAGTAGTTGGGCCACAGACCCATCATCGCCCTCAGGTCCTTTGCGGGGGGCTTCCCCTCATAGGCGCCGAAGGCCTCGACGGCCTGGATGACGGAGTCGGCCATGGCGATGGCCATTTCTCCCTGCCCGGTCAGCAGAGCATTGATGTTTTCGGCTGTGGCCCCTGTCGCGGTGGCCGAGGTCTTATACCCCAGACTGCCCAGGAAGGTGGAAAACGCCCCTCCGATGGGGAAGTAAATCCCGCTGGACGGTCCGGTCAGCACCGTAATGAAATAGTCGCCCCGTTTGATCTCGGCGGCGGAGGCCATCGTACACGTCATCACGAACAGTGTAACCATCAAAACACGTACCCACGATTTCTTCATCTGTGACTCCTCCTTAAAATATCTATCGAAAGATCCTCAGGGCCAAATGACATCGATGTTACATGATCACCCTGTATTTTATTGTACAACAGGATTTGGAAACATTACAGGAAAAGATACGTCCCAAAAACTCCGAAGGTTGCGCGGGCGGTCAGGAGGGGCAGGCGAAGCTCCCCGCCGGCGGGCCCTGCGTCATTCTGCGCCATCCTATACCATCATTTCGATGAACGCGCCCATGCGCGTGGAAAGCTGCTCCGTGTCGCCCTGATAGTAGTCGGTCTCCACCGCGATGTAAGGGACGTCTTTTTCCCCCATGCGCTCCCGGACCTGGAAGGTCTCCACGCTGTAGGTGTGGCACGCCTGCAGGATGATGTCCACAACGCCGTCGGCGCGGTACTCGTCCGCCAGTTCCTCCAGGAGGTCCAGACGTTTCACGTTGGGGGTCATGCAGGAACAGGGGATGCCGAGGTACTTGGCAGCCAGCGCCTCGTAAGGCGGAAGGGTTTCGTCGACGAGCTCGCAGATGGGCTTGACGCCGCCGCAGTTCTCGAAAGCGACGATGACGCCGCCGTTGTTCTCGATGGCGTTGAAAACTTTTTCCAGGCTCTTCCCCGTGGGGCAGCCCGTCACGATGATCCGCCGCCTGTCCGCGACGCGGCGCTGCCCGTTTTCGTGGTTTTCCCGGAGCTTTCGGGTCAGCTCGCGAATGAGCTCCAGAGCTTTCGGGTCGCCGAAGGAGACCTTGAAAAATTCGTTGACGGTGTGCAGTTCCAGCCCGGAAAGCGGAGCGGGCGACAGCTTCGACAGGTCGTAAAACGCATTCATGATGCGGCGTTCGTCGTTGCGGATTTTAATCTCCCGCCGCAGGGCGTCCTCGGTGATCGTGACGCCGAAAAACTCCTCCAGCCGGGCGGCCAGGCGTTCTATTTCGACCCGCCAGGCCCTTTTCGCCTCCTCCCCCAGATAGGTCTGAGGCAGCTGCATGACGTGGGTGGGCCGCAGACGGTCCAGCAGCTCGTACATTTTCTTTTTGCCGTCGCAGGTCGTCTCCCCCACGACAATGTCGCAAAAGTGGAAATAGGGACAGGTGTCGGTCAGGGCAAAACCGTAACTGGCCTTGATGAGCGGGCAGAGGTTGCGGGGCAGGTGCTCTTCTCCCGCCGCTATGGGCTTTTCGCTGGTGCTGCAAAGCGACACGGGAATAGCCCCCGCCGCCCGGATCACTTCGAAGGGCGTGTAGGCGCAGTAACACCCCACGATTTTGCGCCCCGCCTCGCTGGCCTCCTTTATCCGGACCGCCCCCGCCGGAATGGCGTCCCGCATCCGCTCGAACAACGATTCCACGTCATGTATTAACGTATCATGTATAAACTCATCATGCATAAAGTTGATCCTCCCGAATATCAGTTTTTCAGTTCGCCGGCGATGACGGCCGCACCCAGGGCGCCGGCCCAGCGCGCCAGCGGGTCGGTGTATACGGGCGCGCCCAGAGTGTCCGAAAGCCGCCGGCGGATGTATTCGCTTCCGCAAAGCCCTCCCGAAAGGAAAAATTCTCTCCCGCCGCCCTGTTTGCCGCACATGGCGGAAACGCGGGCCACGATGGACTCGCAGATCGCGAATGCGATGTCCTCTTTCTTCCGGCCCCGGCCGATCATGCTGATGACCTCGCTTTCGGCGAAGACGGTGCACATGGCGCTGATGCTGGCGTCTTTGCCGTCTTCCGCGAGGTCGAAAAGTTCCGTCAGATCCAGGGCCAGAGTGTTGGCCATGACCTCCAGAAAGCGCCCCGTTCCCGCCGCGCACTTGTCGTTCATCAAAAAATCCTTCGCCCTGCCGCCCGCCAGGGCGATCACCTTCGTGTCCTGGCCGCCGATGTCGATGATCGTGCAGTCGCGCCCAAAGAGGCGGTGCACTCCCCGGGCGTGACAGCTTATTTCCGTGACGGTTTTGTCGGCGTAAGGCACGGAGACGCGGCCATAACCGGTGGCGACCGCCCGCGCGTCCGCCGTCAGGGGCTTTTTCTCCGCTTTTTCCATTTCTTCCATAGCCGTCCAAAGGGATTTTGCCGCTTCGGAACTGCTCCATCCCGTGGGAATCGCCGCTTTGAACAAAATTGTCCCATCCTCGCCGAGCACGACGGCTTTCGCGGCTGTGGAACCTATATCGACGCCAATGCAGGTCGCCATTTTTCTCCTTTTCCTGACGCATCCGACGATCGTCCGGCAGCAAACAAAAATACGCCCTGAAAAAGGCATACTCCGGAGGTGTCGTTGGGAAACGTTAACTTTAATGGGGTTATGGTCTGAGCGTTGCCGTGAAGAAGGAATGCCCCGCCGTTCTCAAAATTTTCGCGCATGGTCCACATGGCCCTGATACAGCTCATGTCCAAAAGAAACGATTCACGCGGGGTCCTCCTTTCATAAACTACGGGTGAATATTGAATATTCTCAGTTATATCCTTAATTTAGCATGGTCCAGCTTACGTGTCAACCGCTGTTATTCCTGTTATTCTTTCTGTCACTCTTACCGGCGGACGCTCTTTTATACCAATTTGAAATAAAAGGCCTAAAGTTAGAATAGCTAAAAGCA
Encoded here:
- a CDS encoding TAXI family TRAP transporter solute-binding subunit, with amino-acid sequence MKKSWVRVLMVTLFVMTCTMASAAEIKRGDYFITVLTGPSSGIYFPIGGAFSTFLGSLGYKTSATATGATAENINALLTGQGEMAIAMADSVIQAVEAFGAYEGKPPAKDLRAMMGLWPNYCQIVTTADSGIKKFTDMKGKRIGVGAPNSGVELNARMMFEAYGMTYADCKVDYLNYGEAIDQMKNGLCDAAFVTSGLGNATILELGTTKKIAFVPVEGEALAYLRKKYPFYIEATIPAATYNTEKDTTTAAVMNIMLVDSKLPADVVYDLLDNIYSPAGLEVIQGSHNTAKVNIKPETALRGIVGTSVPFHDGAVKYYKEKGILK
- a CDS encoding 2-hydroxyacyl-CoA dehydratase family protein, with amino-acid sequence MHDEFIHDTLIHDVESLFERMRDAIPAGAVRIKEASEAGRKIVGCYCAYTPFEVIRAAGAIPVSLCSTSEKPIAAGEEHLPRNLCPLIKASYGFALTDTCPYFHFCDIVVGETTCDGKKKMYELLDRLRPTHVMQLPQTYLGEEAKRAWRVEIERLAARLEEFFGVTITEDALRREIKIRNDERRIMNAFYDLSKLSPAPLSGLELHTVNEFFKVSFGDPKALELIRELTRKLRENHENGQRRVADRRRIIVTGCPTGKSLEKVFNAIENNGGVIVAFENCGGVKPICELVDETLPPYEALAAKYLGIPCSCMTPNVKRLDLLEELADEYRADGVVDIILQACHTYSVETFQVRERMGEKDVPYIAVETDYYQGDTEQLSTRMGAFIEMMV
- a CDS encoding acyl-CoA dehydratase activase, with translation MATCIGVDIGSTAAKAVVLGEDGTILFKAAIPTGWSSSEAAKSLWTAMEEMEKAEKKPLTADARAVATGYGRVSVPYADKTVTEISCHARGVHRLFGRDCTIIDIGGQDTKVIALAGGRAKDFLMNDKCAAGTGRFLEVMANTLALDLTELFDLAEDGKDASISAMCTVFAESEVISMIGRGRKKEDIAFAICESIVARVSAMCGKQGGGREFFLSGGLCGSEYIRRRLSDTLGAPVYTDPLARWAGALGAAVIAGELKN